Genomic window (Nitrososphaerota archaeon):
AACCCCCGACCTTCCGAGCTCTTGGCTAAAGGTGCTTGCAAGTCGGATATTCTACCAGACTAAACTACCGGCCCTCTGTACTAGGGTGGATTGGTGCGTGGTTCTTAATCTTATCGCCCCTTCAATTCTAATCTTCTTTTACTAAAAAGTCTTCACCATTCTTTTTTCCAATTTTAGCAGTTCAGGCGCTACGTATGCCGTGTTAAGCTCTTAGCCAGTTCAGGCTTAACTATTAGGTCACCTTCCGATTGTTATCTTTAGATATCTCCTGAATCTTCTCGATCAAACTCTTCTTGTTGGATCTCTTCTTTGGAGGTTTCCGGTATATCTTTGGTTAAGCCTGCAAGCTTCGCGGCGTATTCTTTTGATAGGGCTCCGCTCGCTATTAGGCTCGCGATAGAGTTGGCTGAGGCTTCGCCAGTAACCTTACCTATGTTGCCTCTGATCTGTCTCCACTTCAACCTCGAATTACCGCTGTTAGAGACGTAGATGATGCCCAGCACATCTCTCGCGTTAACGAATGTTATATCCCGAATCTTCTTTAACGTAACCTTGTCCGCCGCTTCCACATATATAGCTCCCCGCTCACCCTCCTTCTCTGGGAAGACTTCCTTGTCCCTTAGGTAGCTCTCGGGTATGAAGGAGCGGCAAGTATTGTTGATTAGGAATCGTCTGAAGCTCTCCAGTGTTGCTGTGGTCTCTATATACACCATCCCCTCCACCCTTACTAGATGCTAGTTTTACCCCGTTTCTTAAAGCTGGGTGAGCGGTAATATATAGGTGTGCTCCTAATATTAATCGGGCGGACTGTGAAGACTCTAGCCCTGCTGAGAGGTGAAGAGGATAGGCTATATAAGATGCCCCTCAGCTTGAGTGCTGAGTTCGCCCCAGCGAGTGGTAAACCTTGAGTCTAAGAAGCTACCTAGAAAAAGCCGATGTAGAAGTTGTGGATGAAGAAGTGTCTCCAGATCTAGAAGTAGCAGACCGCCTAAGGAAGGCAAGGAAAGCGGTCTTATTTAGGAAGATAAGAGGGTATAGCGGCTTCAGCATAGCTGGTAACCTGGTGTTTTCAAGAAGCGAGCTAGCATCCCTCCTGCGAGTAGATGTTAACGGCTTGGCAAAACGTTTAGCGTCTGCCCTATCTAACCCTACTAAGTATAGATTGGTTGGGAATGCGCCTTGGCTCGAAGCGCATCACAGTAAACCGGATTTGGCTTCCGAGCTTCCTTTAACTACCTTCTATAAGCAGCACCCAAAGAGATATGCCTCAGCGACCATAGTTTTAGCTAAGGACCCTGAATCAGGGCGGCAGAACGCTTCAATACATCGCTTGATGCATTTGCAGGGTAATAGGTTCGCGATCAGAATTGTGCCAAGAGATCTTTACACCTTCTATCAAAAGAATAAGGAGCGTGGTCTAGATACGGTAGTTGTTGTAATCTGTGGTCTTCACCCCCTCATCTGCCTAGCTGCAGCAACCTCGCACCCGAGCTTAGATGAATTAGAGTTCGCCAACACCTTGCTTAACGGTGAACTAGAATGCTTCACGCTAGACGGGTTTAACGTGCCTAAAGAAGCCGAGGTTGTCATGAAGGGTAGACTTCTTCACTTGGAAGAAGCTGATGAGGGACCGTTTGTAGACTTGACCGGGACTTGGGATGCTGTGAGGAAGCAGCCAATACTTGAAGTTGATGAGCTATACCATCGAAGTGAACCTATATGGCAAGTCATTTTACCAGGTGGTGTAGAGCATCGCCTACTTATGGGTGTGCCCCAAGAGCCACGCATACTTGCGTTTGTGGAGAATGCCGTCCCCTCAGTGCAGAATGTTGTGCTTTCCGAAGGCGGGTGTGGTTGGCTACATGCCGTTGTTTCTATTAAGAAGATGGTTGAAGGGGATGGTAAGAACGCTGGGTTAGCTGCTCTCGCCGCGCATCCTAGCCTTAAGATGGTCATTGTGGTGGATGATGACATCGACATATACGATCCTTTGGATGTTGAGTGGGCTCTAGCTACGAGGTTTCAGCCTGATAGAGGTCTTGTGGTATTAAGTGGGGTTAGAGGTTCTTCTCTTGATCCTTCAAGTAATAAGTCGGGCGTAACATCAAAGTGGTTGATCGATGCTACACTACCTTTGGATGCTGATAGAGAACGCTTCCGTAAGGTTCGGGAGTAGGTAAGGCTTGTATCTTACGAGTGAGCAAGAAGCCATCCTTAAAGGCGAAGAAGGTTGGGCTAAGAAGAAGTGCTTAGAGATCATAGTCGGGTTAGGTGAAATGTACGGCGCAGACCGCCTCATACCAGTAGCCTCGACCCAGATATCGGGTGTCAGTTATAAGACGCTAGGCGAGTACGGGCTACAATGGGTTGAGTCACTGGCGCCAGCTAAAGCGGTTGTGCCAAGCACGTTAAATCCAGCTGGCATGGACCTTTGCTGCTGGTTGGAGATGGGTGTGCCTGAAGACTTTGCCGAGAAGCAGATGAGGGTGATAAGAGCGTATGAGCGGTTGGGTGTCATCACTCTATGTAGCTGCACGCCCTACTTAGCTGGTTTTGCTCCAAGGTTCGGGGAGCACGTGGCTTGGTCAGAGTCTTCGGCTGTCTGCTTTGTAAACTCCTTTTTAGGCGCTCGCACCAACAGAGAAGGAGGTCCTTCTGCTTTAGCCTCGGCGATAACGGGTCTGACAGCGAATTACGGTCTCCACCTCGATGAGAACCGTAAGCCCACCGCTGTCGTCAAGCTCTCCGCTAAGCTAGGGGGGTTAAGTGACTACAGCGCTTTAGGTTACTTGTTGGGTAAGATGATGCAGCAAACTATCCCCTACTTGAGAGGCCTACCTTCCCTTAGTGTGGACGAAGCTAAGGCTCTTTCAGCAGCAGCCGCCGCGTCAGGTAATCTGGCGCTTTTCCACGCGGAAGGCTTCACACCAGAGTCTAGAGCATATGTTGGAGAGGTTGGTGAGCGTTTCCATGTAGATGATAGAGATCTTAAGAGGGTCTATGAGGAGTTATCAACTATACGTTCTGGTAAGATCGATCTTGTTGCAATAGGCTGCCCTCACGCGTCTCTTGTCGAGTTGGAGGCTGCTGCCGCTTTGTTAAAAGGTAAGAAGATCTCACCTACCACCAAACTCTGGTTCTTCGCTTCTCTACCAGTTAAGGTGCTCGCTGAGAGGTTAGGTTTCGTGGATGTGATAGAGAGGGCTGGCGGTAAGGTGTTCACAGACTGCTGCATGATCGTAGCACCACTTGAGCAGATGGGTTTCACTGCAATGGCCGTAAATTCGGCGAAGGCAGCAGTCTATGCGCCAACAGCCTCGAAGATTGACGTGGTCTTTACCACTTTTGAGAAGTGTGTTGATATAGCGCTTGAGGGTAGGTTGGTTTGAGGGTTATTAGTTGTAGAAAGATATCGCCTGGTAGAGCAGAAGGATTAGCACTCTTTTCACCAGCACCAATTAGCTTCTTCGGCACAATAGATCCTACGACAAGCGAAGTCATCGAAAAGAGCCACCCCCTCTATGGGCAGAGGATAGCAGATAAGATACTCATCTACCCAGCTGGAAGAGGATCTACGGTCGGCTCCTACATACTCTACGGGCTCAGCAAAAGAGGGCTGGCACCTAGGGCGATCATCATGAAGGAAGCCGAGCCGATCGTAGCGGTAGGCGCAATTATGTCTGATATCCCACTCGTTGATAGGCCTGAGTCCTTTGACTTCAAAAGCGGCTTGCACATTATAGTGGATGCGGATAGAGGTAAGATCATCATCCCCTAGGGTTGCTCCCAGTAAGGCTTTAGCCAGTTGTAAGCCGCTTCAGCCAATACCGCTGCGCAGACCAATACTAGAGATAGTAGTAGTTCTCCTTTGCCGAGCATGTAAGCCCCCACCATAGCGAGCGGTATCTCTAGGCTGTGTAACAGTATAGCTAGCGTCTTACGCCGCAGTGTAGCCCTCCAAACCCATCTGCCACCCACAGGCTCTCACCTTGATGGTAGTCTGGTGTATGTAGGACTGCGGATAAAGGTTAACTGAAGTGTTAGGTGGTGTGCGGTGTGAGTGGCTTTTCCTCTTCTTTGGTAATCTCTTTGGCGAACTTTCTTTCAACTTCTTGCCTGTGTATGGTATTCATGGTGCAGAACGGTATGATTCTGCCGTCTGGTACAGCATAGTGTATGCCGCACCTCTGAACCCTCTCCAGATCGAAGTTGTATCCATCCATAAAGTGCATGGAGCTGACCATTATTACTCTGCGCATAAGCTGACCGAGTGCGCTGTAGCTGCCCTCCTTTATGATACCAGAGAGCAGGGAGCCTAGAACCTTTATCTTAAGATGCTTTAAGGAGGTTATCATCTTCATCTTGGCCCTAGTCTTTTTACCAGCCAAGGCGAGTCGAGTGACTTCATCCATCGCAGCCATAAAAGCGTCGACATCAGCGTATCGAGTTATTGGGATGAGCTTACCATCCTCGACAAAGACGAATGTAGCCATACCACAGTGCTCGTGCATCGTAAACTCAGGATACGGTTTCCCCTTCAGCGCAGCCATCGCTCTTGCAAAAGGCACTACGGAGGGCACAGGGTAGAAGTCGTCTCTAGTTATCTGCCCATCTGTCTGCTCCTCCACCAACCTCATGAAGTCTGGGATTGTAATCCTATATTCTCTGAGCTTCTGCCTATCTATCCTGCCTGTTACGGAGACTGGTTGAACATTTACGCAGCGTATGATATCAAAGTTGCTAGCAGCAAACCGGATTATATCACCTAGTTGATCGTCGTTTACCCCTCT
Coding sequences:
- a CDS encoding UbiD family decarboxylase is translated as MSLRSYLEKADVEVVDEEVSPDLEVADRLRKARKAVLFRKIRGYSGFSIAGNLVFSRSELASLLRVDVNGLAKRLASALSNPTKYRLVGNAPWLEAHHSKPDLASELPLTTFYKQHPKRYASATIVLAKDPESGRQNASIHRLMHLQGNRFAIRIVPRDLYTFYQKNKERGLDTVVVVICGLHPLICLAAATSHPSLDELEFANTLLNGELECFTLDGFNVPKEAEVVMKGRLLHLEEADEGPFVDLTGTWDAVRKQPILEVDELYHRSEPIWQVILPGGVEHRLLMGVPQEPRILAFVENAVPSVQNVVLSEGGCGWLHAVVSIKKMVEGDGKNAGLAALAAHPSLKMVIVVDDDIDIYDPLDVEWALATRFQPDRGLVVLSGVRGSSLDPSSNKSGVTSKWLIDATLPLDADRERFRKVRE
- a CDS encoding DUF521 domain-containing protein, with the translated sequence MYLTSEQEAILKGEEGWAKKKCLEIIVGLGEMYGADRLIPVASTQISGVSYKTLGEYGLQWVESLAPAKAVVPSTLNPAGMDLCCWLEMGVPEDFAEKQMRVIRAYERLGVITLCSCTPYLAGFAPRFGEHVAWSESSAVCFVNSFLGARTNREGGPSALASAITGLTANYGLHLDENRKPTAVVKLSAKLGGLSDYSALGYLLGKMMQQTIPYLRGLPSLSVDEAKALSAAAAASGNLALFHAEGFTPESRAYVGEVGERFHVDDRDLKRVYEELSTIRSGKIDLVAIGCPHASLVELEAAAALLKGKKISPTTKLWFFASLPVKVLAERLGFVDVIERAGGKVFTDCCMIVAPLEQMGFTAMAVNSAKAAVYAPTASKIDVVFTTFEKCVDIALEGRLV
- a CDS encoding DUF126 domain-containing protein; translation: MRVISCRKISPGRAEGLALFSPAPISFFGTIDPTTSEVIEKSHPLYGQRIADKILIYPAGRGSTVGSYILYGLSKRGLAPRAIIMKEAEPIVAVGAIMSDIPLVDRPESFDFKSGLHIIVDADRGKIIIP
- a CDS encoding radical SAM protein, coding for MTPLKETRSICPICFKVVKASIYQSDGKVFIEKRCPEHGSYEDLYWSDYEQYLRVQKFRRDGAGVENPRTKVNKGCPYDCGLCPNHKSYTILGIIDVTNRCNLRCPICFANAAAAGYLYEPTKEEIFAMIDNLVANKPVSTKALQFSGGEPTLREDLPELVKRAHEAGIPHVEVNTNGVRIANSLEYAQRLADAGVSTFYLQFDGVRSEPYLITRGVDLLQTKMKALENLRKIGHESTVLVVTLVRGVNDDQLGDIIRFAASNFDIIRCVNVQPVSVTGRIDRQKLREYRITIPDFMRLVEEQTDGQITRDDFYPVPSVVPFARAMAALKGKPYPEFTMHEHCGMATFVFVEDGKLIPITRYADVDAFMAAMDEVTRLALAGKKTRAKMKMITSLKHLKIKVLGSLLSGIIKEGSYSALGQLMRRVIMVSSMHFMDGYNFDLERVQRCGIHYAVPDGRIIPFCTMNTIHRQEVERKFAKEITKEEEKPLTPHTT